A genomic region of Rhodococcus pyridinivorans contains the following coding sequences:
- a CDS encoding beta-mannosidase, with the protein MLLAVPLTSACTLPGPGAASPGEDTGAPTSTPWVSYAHPLRVTTTGGILHLDGQPWWPTGFNAYQLATDWTVNAGCGAMVDLDSYFSSRQPGTVTRFNAFQNLAVDKRNGKLNFEPIDAVFAAAKRHRQLLIPVLAAQDGACEDEQYKTREWYLGGWKEPTDMPLSYSEWVAAAVDRWAGSPSIAAWELLGEPEVGVCTTPDCDLHQRRCPEDSSQVLRDWVDAAGAVARAHDQRHLLTLGLLGGEQCGLADGGYALVAASPYLDVVQYHDYDDAAFLPLRLEQTEKPVLVAEFGIRAGSCLPLTERATRVGAQIDRYHTMGTAGALLWAFVPDPRPQECTYDIGPFDPIHGLPQMR; encoded by the coding sequence ATGCTCCTGGCCGTTCCCCTCACGAGCGCGTGCACCCTCCCCGGACCCGGTGCAGCATCGCCAGGTGAGGACACAGGTGCGCCGACCTCCACCCCGTGGGTCTCGTATGCTCATCCGCTGCGGGTGACCACCACCGGCGGTATTTTGCACCTCGACGGTCAACCCTGGTGGCCCACCGGCTTCAATGCCTATCAACTGGCTACGGATTGGACGGTCAACGCCGGGTGCGGAGCGATGGTGGATCTGGACTCCTACTTCTCGTCTCGCCAACCGGGGACAGTGACCCGATTCAACGCCTTTCAGAATCTGGCCGTGGACAAGCGCAACGGCAAGCTGAACTTCGAACCGATCGATGCGGTGTTCGCGGCCGCCAAACGGCACCGACAGTTACTCATCCCGGTGCTCGCCGCCCAGGACGGCGCCTGTGAGGACGAGCAATACAAAACGCGCGAGTGGTATCTCGGCGGATGGAAAGAACCCACCGACATGCCGCTGAGCTACAGCGAGTGGGTTGCTGCCGCCGTCGATCGCTGGGCCGGATCACCTTCGATCGCTGCATGGGAACTACTCGGTGAACCCGAGGTCGGCGTCTGCACCACCCCCGACTGCGACCTGCACCAACGTCGGTGCCCGGAAGACTCGTCGCAGGTGCTGCGCGACTGGGTCGATGCGGCCGGGGCGGTGGCTCGTGCGCACGATCAGCGACACCTGCTCACGCTCGGTCTACTCGGGGGCGAGCAGTGCGGTCTCGCCGACGGTGGTTATGCCCTGGTCGCTGCCTCGCCCTATCTGGACGTGGTTCAGTACCACGACTACGACGATGCGGCATTCCTCCCACTGCGACTCGAGCAAACCGAGAAACCTGTGCTCGTTGCCGAGTTCGGGATCCGCGCTGGAAGCTGCCTACCCCTGACCGAACGCGCCACCCGCGTCGGTGCCCAGATCGACCGGTATCACACGATGGGCACTGCCGGGGCGCTGTTGTGGGCCTTCGTACCGGATCCTCGACCACAGGAATGCACGTACGACATCGGCCCCTTCGACCCCATTCACGGCTTGCCCCAGATGAGATAG
- a CDS encoding flavin reductase family protein, producing the protein MTAINLRGVHDDIGTVDTAALRATFGRFPSGVTALCATDVTGEPIGMAVSAFVNVSLEPPLVGVFVQTSSTTWPKLRERPRIGLSVLGAGQQTPCRQLAARQVDRFANVSWESGPDGSVFLHGAAAWFDCEIESETTTGDHRFVLLRIIGHDFEAEQDPLVFYASKFHELPNGIPDN; encoded by the coding sequence ATGACGGCCATAAACCTCAGAGGTGTCCACGACGACATCGGTACGGTCGACACAGCGGCGTTGCGCGCAACGTTCGGCCGCTTCCCGAGCGGGGTCACCGCGCTGTGCGCGACCGACGTGACCGGTGAGCCGATCGGTATGGCCGTCAGTGCGTTCGTCAACGTGTCATTGGAGCCTCCGTTGGTGGGCGTGTTCGTTCAGACGTCCTCGACCACCTGGCCCAAGCTACGAGAACGACCACGGATCGGACTGTCGGTCCTGGGAGCAGGACAGCAGACACCGTGCCGGCAACTCGCCGCCCGCCAGGTCGACCGGTTCGCCAACGTGAGCTGGGAGAGCGGGCCCGACGGATCAGTCTTCCTGCACGGTGCAGCAGCCTGGTTCGACTGCGAAATCGAATCGGAAACCACGACGGGCGATCATCGATTCGTGCTTCTCCGCATCATCGGACACGACTTCGAAGCCGAGCAGGACCCACTCGTATTTTACGCCAGCAAGTTTCACGAATTGCCCAACGGCATTCCGGATAACTGA
- the thiC gene encoding phosphomethylpyrimidine synthase ThiC, whose translation MSASNSHALSYVHDEEHDLRVPVTEIRLNDSPGGVPNPPLQVYRTAGPGSDPLVGLPPTRADWIAARGDVEHYPGRERDLLDDGRSAVRRGEASQEWKGPRPVPVRAKTGRTVTQMHYARAGIITQEMRFVALRENCDVELVRSEVAAGRAIIPANVNHPESEPMIIGKSFVVKINANIGNSAVTSSIVDEVDKMRWATRWGADTVMDLSTGEDIHTTREWIIRNSPVPIGTVPIYQALEKVAGQADALTWEIFRDTVIEQCEQGVDYMTIHAGVLLRYVPLTAERLTGIVSRGGSIMAGWCLAHHEENFLYTHFDELCEIFARYDVAFSLGDGLRPGSIADANDAAQYAELDTLAELTTRAWAHDVQVMVEGPGHIPIHRVRENVERQQKLCHGAPFYTLGPLVTDIAPGYDHITSAIGATEIARHGTAMLCYVTPKEHLGLPNRDDVKTGVITYKIAAHAADIAKGHPGAVERDDALSKARFEFRWRDQFALSLDPDTAEQFHDETLPAEPAKTAHFCSMCGPKFCSMRISQDIRTRFGDAADQAAVAGMQHMSDQFRAAGSTVYLDAPTVLSSESKRVTQDN comes from the coding sequence ATGAGTGCATCCAATTCGCATGCCCTGAGCTATGTCCACGACGAGGAACACGACCTGCGTGTACCTGTCACAGAGATCCGCTTGAACGACTCTCCCGGCGGGGTGCCGAACCCGCCGCTGCAGGTCTACCGCACTGCAGGTCCCGGTAGCGATCCGCTGGTCGGGCTCCCGCCGACGCGCGCCGACTGGATTGCTGCTCGCGGCGACGTCGAGCACTACCCGGGGCGAGAACGGGATCTGCTCGACGATGGCCGCTCGGCTGTGCGGCGTGGAGAGGCGTCCCAGGAGTGGAAGGGGCCCCGACCTGTCCCGGTGCGAGCGAAGACAGGCCGGACGGTCACGCAGATGCACTATGCCCGGGCGGGGATCATCACCCAGGAAATGCGGTTCGTGGCGCTGCGGGAGAACTGCGACGTGGAACTGGTGCGCTCGGAGGTGGCGGCGGGTCGGGCGATCATCCCCGCCAACGTCAACCACCCCGAGTCCGAGCCGATGATCATCGGCAAGTCCTTCGTGGTGAAGATCAATGCCAACATCGGCAACTCAGCGGTGACCAGCTCCATCGTCGACGAAGTCGACAAGATGCGCTGGGCCACCCGTTGGGGCGCGGACACTGTGATGGACCTGTCCACCGGCGAAGATATCCACACCACCCGAGAATGGATCATTCGCAACTCCCCGGTGCCGATCGGCACGGTGCCGATCTATCAGGCTCTGGAGAAGGTCGCCGGCCAGGCCGATGCGCTGACGTGGGAGATCTTCCGCGACACCGTGATCGAGCAGTGTGAGCAGGGTGTGGACTACATGACCATCCACGCCGGAGTGCTGCTGCGCTACGTACCGCTCACGGCCGAGCGGCTCACCGGCATCGTCTCCCGAGGTGGGTCGATCATGGCCGGTTGGTGCCTCGCCCATCACGAGGAAAATTTTCTCTACACCCACTTCGACGAACTGTGTGAGATCTTCGCCCGCTACGACGTGGCATTCTCCCTCGGGGACGGGCTGCGACCGGGGTCGATCGCCGACGCCAACGACGCCGCGCAGTACGCCGAACTGGACACCCTTGCCGAACTGACCACCCGTGCCTGGGCTCACGACGTTCAGGTGATGGTCGAAGGCCCTGGCCACATCCCGATCCATCGGGTGCGGGAAAATGTGGAGCGTCAGCAGAAGCTATGTCATGGAGCGCCTTTCTACACCCTGGGGCCGCTGGTGACCGACATTGCTCCGGGCTACGACCACATCACCTCCGCGATCGGGGCCACCGAGATCGCCCGCCATGGCACCGCGATGCTGTGTTATGTCACCCCGAAGGAGCATCTGGGACTGCCGAATCGGGACGACGTGAAGACCGGGGTCATCACGTACAAGATCGCCGCTCATGCCGCCGACATCGCCAAGGGCCATCCCGGTGCCGTCGAGCGTGACGACGCGTTGTCGAAGGCGCGTTTCGAGTTTCGGTGGCGGGATCAGTTCGCTCTGTCGCTGGATCCGGATACGGCCGAGCAGTTCCATGACGAGACGCTTCCGGCCGAACCGGCCAAGACAGCGCACTTCTGCTCGATGTGTGGGCCGAAGTTCTGCTCGATGCGTATCTCCCAAGACATCCGGACCAGGTTCGGTGACGCCGCCGACCAGGCCGCCGTCGCCGGGATGCAACATATGTCCGACCAGTTCAGGGCCGCCGGCAGCACGGTGTATTTGGATGCCCCTACTGTCCTGTCCTCCGAAAGTAAGCGTGTGACACAGGACAACTGA
- a CDS encoding ribose-phosphate diphosphokinase, which yields MTTSIPFGSQKQLMLFSGRANPALASSIASNLQVDLGRVALKTFSNGEVYCRFDESIRGADVFLIQPMCANPIEGLSANDALVELLVMIDAAIGASARRVVAVTPWFGYSRQDKKSSPREPISARMVARILEAAGVDRVLTMDLHAGQLQGFFSVPVDHMTALMALADHFAALDDDLVVVAPDAGRVKLNKQFATRIGAGLAILDKERPQQQVAEITTVIGDVRGKTAIIVDDMIDTAGTLRAAGEAVVRAGCSRVFAAATHAVFSGSAHENLANSPFERIVVTDTIPLGPGAPSTVDVVSCAPMLADSIRCIFTDDSVSEVFGGKNHVF from the coding sequence ATGACGACCTCCATTCCGTTCGGATCCCAGAAACAATTGATGTTGTTCTCGGGCCGCGCCAATCCGGCGCTCGCCTCGTCGATCGCCTCCAACCTGCAGGTCGATCTGGGTCGGGTCGCTCTGAAGACATTCTCCAACGGAGAGGTGTACTGCAGATTCGACGAATCCATTCGAGGCGCAGACGTCTTCCTGATCCAACCGATGTGCGCAAACCCCATCGAAGGCCTCAGCGCCAACGACGCACTGGTCGAACTGCTCGTGATGATCGATGCAGCCATCGGCGCAAGTGCACGCCGAGTAGTCGCGGTCACCCCCTGGTTCGGCTACTCCCGTCAGGACAAGAAATCCTCACCCCGCGAACCCATCTCGGCTCGTATGGTGGCACGAATCCTCGAGGCAGCCGGTGTCGACCGGGTACTCACGATGGACCTACACGCGGGACAGCTTCAGGGCTTCTTCAGCGTTCCGGTCGACCACATGACCGCGCTGATGGCACTCGCGGACCACTTCGCCGCGCTGGACGACGACCTGGTGGTCGTCGCGCCGGACGCCGGTCGCGTAAAGCTCAATAAGCAATTCGCCACTCGCATCGGTGCCGGCCTGGCCATCCTGGACAAGGAACGTCCTCAGCAGCAGGTCGCGGAGATCACCACCGTCATTGGAGATGTACGAGGTAAAACCGCGATCATCGTCGACGACATGATCGACACCGCGGGAACCCTACGCGCAGCAGGCGAGGCGGTCGTCCGCGCCGGATGCTCGCGAGTCTTCGCCGCCGCTACCCACGCAGTGTTCAGCGGCTCTGCGCACGAGAACCTCGCCAACTCTCCGTTCGAGCGCATCGTCGTGACAGACACCATCCCCCTCGGGCCCGGAGCCCCGTCGACCGTCGACGTCGTATCGTGCGCACCGATGCTCGCCGACTCGATCCGGTGCATCTTCACCGACGACTCCGTCAGCGAGGTATTCGGGGGGAAGAACCATGTGTTCTGA
- a CDS encoding NIPSNAP family protein has product MIYEIREYVAVPGKLSAIIDLFTNHTARMFKRYDMELISAGHTLIGEHSFGELVYTVRFANLAELENKWSQMLADPEWQQAFAAAESDGPLIRTMRRRVIDGSSIEEAP; this is encoded by the coding sequence GTGATCTACGAGATCAGGGAGTACGTCGCGGTACCGGGCAAACTGTCGGCGATAATCGACCTCTTCACCAACCACACGGCCCGCATGTTCAAGCGATACGACATGGAGCTGATCAGCGCCGGCCACACACTGATCGGAGAACACTCCTTCGGCGAATTGGTGTACACCGTTCGATTCGCAAACCTGGCCGAGCTCGAAAACAAGTGGTCCCAGATGCTCGCGGATCCTGAATGGCAGCAAGCGTTCGCTGCTGCCGAATCAGACGGACCACTGATTCGGACAATGCGCCGTCGGGTCATCGACGGATCATCGATCGAAGAAGCGCCATGA
- a CDS encoding HpcH/HpaI aldolase/citrate lyase family protein, translating to MSFDFEEPDAAREARTELARLARSWLLVPPTDLAELHTAVATSPDCLVLDLEDGVPYRKKTSARTVAAQWLRDRVGWVRVNDASTRELALDLEILRDSPGLTGIVLAKTESPQDIDIVSAALPHVPIVAMVETASSLRQADRIAECSPVVRLAFGIRDFCSDLDIDGTPEGLAYARSTLVIASKTAEIAAPIDGPTAADDRDTVAADIDTAQKFGMTGKLSVRARHVDTINERFSPSAHSVSQAHATIAELGPCGENIETGADRPRFISATAVLSRSRYFGRLEATKSASLAQ from the coding sequence ATGTCATTCGACTTCGAGGAACCCGATGCAGCCCGGGAAGCGCGAACCGAGCTGGCACGCCTTGCCCGATCATGGCTACTCGTCCCCCCTACCGATCTCGCTGAGTTACATACCGCGGTCGCTACCAGTCCGGACTGCCTTGTCCTCGATCTCGAGGATGGAGTGCCCTACAGGAAGAAAACATCTGCACGGACAGTTGCGGCGCAGTGGCTTCGCGACAGAGTCGGTTGGGTCCGAGTCAACGACGCTTCGACCCGTGAACTTGCACTCGACCTAGAAATACTCCGCGATTCTCCGGGCCTTACCGGAATTGTTCTTGCGAAGACCGAGAGTCCGCAAGACATCGACATCGTGTCTGCCGCACTCCCTCATGTCCCGATCGTCGCTATGGTCGAGACTGCTTCCTCGCTTCGTCAGGCCGACCGTATCGCTGAGTGCTCACCGGTCGTGCGCTTGGCCTTCGGCATCAGAGACTTCTGCAGCGACCTCGACATCGATGGGACACCAGAAGGCCTGGCGTATGCACGCTCGACCCTTGTCATCGCCAGCAAGACGGCGGAAATCGCAGCTCCTATCGACGGCCCGACCGCTGCGGATGATCGGGATACCGTCGCAGCCGACATCGACACAGCCCAAAAGTTCGGCATGACCGGAAAATTGTCGGTTCGGGCGCGTCATGTCGACACGATCAACGAGAGATTCTCCCCGTCGGCCCATTCAGTCTCGCAAGCGCATGCCACTATCGCCGAACTCGGCCCCTGCGGCGAGAACATCGAGACGGGGGCCGATCGGCCGCGCTTCATCTCAGCCACTGCCGTGCTTTCCAGATCTCGGTACTTCGGCCGCTTGGAGGCGACCAAATCCGCCTCTCTTGCCCAGTAG
- a CDS encoding LacI family DNA-binding transcriptional regulator, whose protein sequence is MASSEHRRTRKRTTIKDVAEHAGVSMSTVSYVLNDSGPVAPDRRTRVLDAVRVLEYSPNESARNLKRRSASRIGMVVPDLTNQFFAMITEGVHQAASARDVLVVLVVPGSSEQSEEAQTRLLRSQRVDGVIYLTSTGSMPEACYELARSGPVVLVDEQIPGIDLPAVVCDSRRGARQVAQYVLDKGHRDVAVIGGPEGLWTAQQRLAGYREALAGAGIDPDTVPVYYGDYQQSSGRDLAQRALAAQTRPTALICANDLMAVGAMEYCRAQGLRMPEDVSIVGFDDLPLSSLLTPRLTTVRQPARDMGYRAATVLFDLIENRTPEPMDPLPTTLQDRSSVCTISGSVNE, encoded by the coding sequence GTGGCGTCATCTGAGCACAGACGCACGCGCAAGCGCACGACCATCAAGGACGTCGCGGAACACGCTGGAGTCTCCATGAGCACGGTGAGCTACGTACTCAACGACTCCGGCCCGGTTGCGCCCGACCGCCGTACCCGTGTGCTCGACGCCGTGCGAGTTCTGGAATACTCGCCGAACGAGTCTGCGCGTAATCTCAAACGCCGCAGCGCTTCCCGTATTGGCATGGTCGTACCCGACCTGACCAATCAGTTCTTCGCCATGATCACCGAAGGGGTCCATCAAGCCGCATCGGCACGTGATGTCCTGGTGGTCCTGGTGGTCCCGGGCAGCTCGGAACAATCCGAGGAAGCCCAGACCAGATTGCTGCGCAGCCAACGCGTGGACGGAGTCATCTACCTGACCAGCACCGGGTCCATGCCCGAAGCTTGCTACGAACTGGCTCGCTCTGGTCCGGTGGTGCTCGTCGACGAGCAGATCCCGGGCATCGACCTGCCCGCCGTGGTCTGCGACTCCCGCAGGGGAGCTCGCCAGGTCGCGCAATACGTCCTCGACAAGGGCCACCGGGACGTTGCGGTCATCGGCGGTCCGGAGGGTCTGTGGACGGCTCAACAACGACTGGCCGGCTACCGCGAGGCACTTGCCGGGGCAGGCATCGACCCGGACACGGTCCCGGTGTACTACGGCGACTACCAGCAATCGTCCGGCCGGGACCTGGCCCAACGCGCGTTGGCGGCGCAGACTCGGCCCACTGCCCTGATCTGCGCCAACGACCTCATGGCTGTGGGCGCGATGGAGTATTGCCGCGCACAAGGGCTCCGTATGCCCGAGGACGTCAGCATCGTGGGCTTCGACGACCTTCCTCTGTCGTCGCTTCTCACGCCGCGGCTCACCACCGTGCGCCAGCCGGCGCGAGACATGGGCTACCGCGCAGCGACAGTCCTTTTCGATTTGATTGAGAACCGCACACCGGAACCCATGGATCCGTTACCGACGACACTCCAGGATCGGTCATCGGTGTGCACTATCAGCGGGAGCGTCAATGAGTAA
- a CDS encoding glutamine amidotransferase, whose amino-acid sequence MEPLKILFTGESWIKHVIHMKGFDQFHTTEYEEGASVFLENLTREGHDVNYVRGHEISSRFPKTAQEIDEYDVVVISDIGSNSFQLPDETFLRSEASPNRLGVVAEYVRRGGGLVKVGGYMSFTGIDGKARFGMTPLADVLPVTMLPYDDRIEVPEGCKVEVCRPEHPVLGDTSSDWPPLLGYNRVVARDDAEVVARTGDDPILVTGHHGDGRVVAFTSDLAPHWAPPEFVEWSNYALLWSSILSWASGRS is encoded by the coding sequence ATGGAACCGCTCAAGATCCTCTTCACCGGCGAATCCTGGATCAAGCACGTTATTCACATGAAAGGCTTCGATCAGTTCCACACCACTGAGTACGAGGAAGGCGCAAGCGTATTCCTCGAAAATCTCACCCGCGAAGGGCACGACGTCAACTACGTGCGCGGCCACGAGATTTCTTCACGTTTCCCCAAGACGGCACAGGAAATCGACGAGTACGACGTAGTTGTCATCTCCGATATCGGATCGAATTCCTTCCAGCTCCCCGACGAGACGTTCCTACGTTCGGAAGCATCGCCCAACCGTCTGGGAGTAGTCGCTGAATACGTCCGCCGGGGCGGCGGATTGGTCAAGGTCGGTGGCTATATGTCGTTCACCGGAATCGACGGCAAGGCCCGCTTCGGCATGACCCCCCTCGCCGACGTGTTGCCTGTGACCATGCTCCCCTACGATGACCGCATCGAGGTCCCGGAGGGCTGCAAGGTCGAGGTATGCCGACCGGAACATCCCGTCCTGGGTGACACCTCCAGCGACTGGCCTCCCCTGCTCGGCTACAACCGAGTGGTGGCCCGCGACGACGCCGAGGTCGTCGCCCGCACCGGAGACGACCCCATCCTGGTCACAGGACATCATGGCGACGGCCGAGTGGTCGCGTTCACCTCGGATCTCGCTCCCCACTGGGCCCCGCCGGAGTTCGTCGAGTGGTCGAACTACGCGCTGCTGTGGTCTTCGATACTGTCGTGGGCTAGTGGACGATCCTAA
- a CDS encoding PfkB family carbohydrate kinase, producing the protein MSNGVLVVGALNVDLVVAVDRLPGPGETVVGPHLDKFGGGKGANAAIAAARMNVPVRYCGAIGDDELGREALVELRASGVDVTDVAVLDDTATGTALIVVDAVGENQIAVAAGANAALTPALVRRAVERASGWAGCVLVSTEILPAAVEAAVSTASDMGLRCVLNPAPVRNEFIASAHAASVLTPNSSELRDLCAALSIPFTDVGDASANVARATGACLVVTRGDKGAIVAYPDGTIEPVPALQVSDVRDTTGAGDTFNGVLAASLSSGMPLGAASALAVTAASLSVRHVGARTGMPIADEVNAAHV; encoded by the coding sequence ATGAGTAACGGGGTTCTAGTGGTCGGCGCCCTCAACGTCGATCTGGTCGTGGCCGTCGATCGGTTACCCGGTCCGGGTGAGACCGTCGTCGGTCCACACCTGGACAAGTTCGGCGGCGGCAAGGGCGCGAACGCGGCTATCGCAGCCGCCCGCATGAACGTGCCGGTGCGCTATTGCGGAGCGATCGGCGATGATGAACTCGGACGCGAGGCATTGGTCGAGCTCCGCGCCTCCGGTGTCGACGTCACCGACGTCGCCGTCCTCGACGACACCGCCACCGGCACTGCCCTGATCGTGGTCGACGCGGTGGGGGAAAACCAGATCGCCGTTGCCGCCGGGGCCAACGCTGCCCTTACGCCGGCACTCGTTCGCCGGGCCGTCGAGCGTGCATCGGGGTGGGCCGGATGTGTACTCGTCAGCACCGAAATCCTCCCGGCAGCGGTCGAAGCTGCCGTGTCGACAGCCTCCGACATGGGACTGCGCTGTGTGCTGAATCCGGCCCCTGTGCGCAACGAGTTCATCGCCAGCGCCCACGCAGCGTCGGTTCTGACACCCAATAGTTCAGAGCTTCGTGACCTGTGCGCTGCACTGTCCATCCCGTTCACCGACGTCGGTGACGCCTCGGCGAACGTCGCTCGGGCCACGGGAGCGTGCCTCGTCGTGACCAGAGGGGACAAGGGGGCGATCGTGGCCTATCCCGACGGAACCATCGAACCCGTCCCGGCCCTGCAGGTATCGGACGTGCGTGACACAACCGGTGCGGGCGACACGTTCAACGGTGTGCTCGCAGCGTCGCTTTCCTCCGGGATGCCGCTCGGAGCCGCAAGTGCGCTTGCAGTAACGGCAGCGTCACTGTCGGTCAGACATGTCGGTGCCCGCACAGGGATGCCGATCGCCGACGAGGTCAACGCCGCACACGTATAA
- a CDS encoding NAD-dependent succinate-semialdehyde dehydrogenase produces the protein MTGFSSLLAAVPTGLWIDGTTRESCSGRRFDIVNPATGTVLTTVANGSVADARHALASAAEVQPAWAATAPRERSEILRRAWELVMERSEEFARLITLEMGKPLAESRGEVVYGAEFLRWFAEEAVRIGGRTATAPSGNGHIAVIKEPAGPALAITPWNFPLAMGTRKIGPALAAGCTIIVKPAEDTPLTMLLLAHVFAEAGLPRGVLSVLPTLDAPDVVGTLMKDRRLRKVSFTGSTAVGKKIIEQSADQILKSSMELGGNAPFIVFDDADIDAAVDGAMAAKMRNGGEACTAANRLLVHNSIREEFTRALCDRIAATTVGPGYEDDVTLGPLINAKQRHAVAALVDEAVTAGARVRTGGTPIDGPGYFYQPTVIDNVPAGARILREEIFGPVAVITGFDTEAEVVASANDTDYGLAAYFYTQNLDRASRVARALEFGMVGVNRGIISDPAAPFGGIKQSGLGSEGGSEGIEEYLNTKYIALTP, from the coding sequence ATGACCGGCTTCAGCTCCCTACTGGCTGCCGTCCCGACCGGCCTCTGGATCGACGGCACTACTCGCGAGTCCTGTTCCGGTAGACGTTTCGACATTGTGAATCCTGCGACTGGCACCGTCTTGACGACCGTAGCCAACGGCAGCGTCGCCGACGCAAGACACGCGCTCGCATCGGCTGCCGAGGTTCAGCCGGCATGGGCTGCGACCGCCCCTCGCGAACGGTCGGAGATCCTTCGCAGAGCCTGGGAACTCGTCATGGAGCGGTCCGAAGAGTTCGCCCGGCTGATCACACTCGAAATGGGCAAACCGTTGGCGGAGAGTCGCGGCGAGGTGGTGTACGGAGCAGAGTTCCTCCGGTGGTTCGCAGAGGAAGCTGTTCGAATCGGCGGTCGTACCGCGACCGCACCGTCTGGAAACGGCCACATCGCGGTGATCAAGGAACCTGCGGGTCCAGCCCTGGCCATCACGCCCTGGAACTTTCCGCTCGCGATGGGGACACGCAAGATCGGCCCGGCGCTCGCGGCTGGATGCACCATCATCGTCAAACCGGCCGAGGACACTCCCCTCACCATGTTGCTGCTCGCACACGTCTTTGCTGAAGCCGGTCTTCCTCGTGGTGTTCTGTCTGTACTACCGACTCTCGATGCCCCAGACGTCGTCGGCACTCTGATGAAGGACCGTCGACTGCGAAAGGTCTCCTTCACCGGATCCACCGCCGTCGGGAAGAAGATCATCGAACAATCCGCAGATCAGATACTGAAGAGCTCCATGGAACTTGGCGGCAATGCCCCGTTCATCGTCTTCGATGACGCCGACATCGACGCCGCAGTCGACGGTGCGATGGCCGCCAAGATGCGTAACGGTGGTGAAGCCTGTACGGCCGCCAATCGACTGCTCGTACACAATTCGATCCGGGAAGAGTTCACTCGTGCTCTGTGCGATCGGATCGCCGCGACAACAGTGGGTCCCGGTTACGAAGACGACGTCACGCTTGGTCCGTTGATCAATGCCAAGCAACGCCACGCGGTTGCAGCACTGGTCGATGAAGCCGTTACTGCCGGAGCACGCGTGCGCACGGGCGGGACACCCATCGACGGTCCCGGCTACTTCTACCAACCGACCGTCATCGACAACGTACCTGCCGGTGCACGCATCCTCCGTGAAGAGATCTTCGGCCCGGTTGCGGTCATCACAGGCTTCGACACCGAGGCCGAAGTAGTCGCGAGCGCAAACGACACCGACTACGGATTGGCTGCCTACTTCTACACACAGAACCTCGATCGAGCGTCCCGAGTCGCTCGCGCCCTCGAATTCGGGATGGTCGGCGTGAACCGGGGCATTATTTCCGATCCGGCGGCTCCCTTCGGCGGCATCAAGCAGTCCGGGTTGGGCAGCGAGGGCGGCAGCGAAGGAATCGAAGAGTACCTCAACACCAAGTACATCGCTCTGACCCCCTGA
- a CDS encoding ArsR/SmtB family transcription factor, with translation MSAQLAFDALADPVRRAILTVLAERDECSVKELVDQIDSVGRTGVSNHLRILRHAGLVTERKVGRFRFYSIDPAGPARDVIAMLQEVFRGALVDAVEAADRTAATDRSL, from the coding sequence TTGTCCGCACAGCTGGCCTTCGATGCCCTCGCTGACCCTGTGCGGCGAGCCATTCTCACTGTGCTGGCAGAGCGCGATGAGTGCAGTGTCAAGGAACTGGTCGACCAGATCGACAGCGTGGGACGCACCGGCGTTTCGAACCACCTCCGGATCCTGCGGCACGCGGGATTGGTCACCGAACGCAAGGTCGGACGCTTCCGTTTCTACTCGATCGACCCGGCCGGTCCCGCCCGGGATGTCATCGCGATGTTGCAGGAAGTGTTTCGAGGAGCCCTGGTAGATGCCGTCGAGGCTGCCGATCGCACCGCTGCCACCGATAGATCTCTGTGA